In a single window of the Sciurus carolinensis unplaced genomic scaffold, mSciCar1.2, whole genome shotgun sequence genome:
- the LOC124974454 gene encoding protein mono-ADP-ribosyltransferase PARP16-like, giving the protein MEPCRATAKEAAVLDVLATNLQGSLFAASALQSYKHDMMLESLPTFYTHHNSKDFEALLADASKLTNLKELLQSTGDEDQWARDLVSWILSSEVLKIHSAGKAEFEKIQQLTGAPHTPVPTLDFLFEVEYFDPANAKFYETKGERDLIFTFQVSHLENFHSIIHNDCTAT; this is encoded by the coding sequence ATGGAACCCTGCAGGGCGACTGCCAAGGAGGCAGCAGTCCTCGATGTGCTGGCCACCAACCTCCAGGGCAGCCTTTTTGCTGCCTCTGCGCTGCAGAGCTACAAGCATGACATGATGCTGGAGTCCCTCCCCACCTTCTATACCCACCACAACTCTAAGGACTTTGAGGCCCTACTTGCAGATGCCAGCAAGTTAACCAACCTGAAGGAACTTCTCCAATCGACTGGAGATGAAGACCAATGGGCCCGGGACCTGGTGAGCTGGATTTTATCCTCAGAGGTCCTGAAAATCCACAGTGCAGGGAAGGCAGAGTTTGAAAAGATCCAGCAGCTGACTGGTGCCCCTCACACGCCTGTCCCCACCCTGGACTTCCTATTTGAAGTTGAATACTTTGACCCAGCCAACGCCAAGTTTTATGAGACCAAAGGAGAACGAGACCTAATCTTCACCTTCCAGGTTAGCCACCTAGAAAACTTCCATTCCATCATCCATAATGACTGCACTGCCACCTGA